The Strix uralensis isolate ZFMK-TIS-50842 chromosome 16, bStrUra1, whole genome shotgun sequence genome has a window encoding:
- the SSTR5 gene encoding somatostatin receptor type 5: MDPLYFSNTFSTEASSSDVNSSLLTNVTENGTLSEQPSFKYIHKVLIPICYLLVCAVGLSGNTLVIYVVLRYAKMKTVTNIYILNLAVADVLFMLGLPFLATQNAISYWPFGSFLCRLVMTVDGINQFTSIFCLTVMSMDRYLAVVHPIKSTKWRRPRVAKLISVTVWTFSFLVVLPVIIFSDVQEDFHTCNMNWPEPVNIWSAAFIIYTSVLGFFGPLLVICLCYLLIVIKVKSSGIRVGSTRRRRSERKVTRMVVIIVVVFVFCWLPFYMMNIVNLIFILPEDPVLVGVYFFVVVLSYANSCANPILYGFLSDNFKQSFQKVLCLQKGNGVEDGDPIEHRQENSSRLQESMLTQRNIEFNGHMQTSKV, translated from the coding sequence ATGGATCCTTTATACTTTTCCAACACATTTAGTACAGAAGCTAGTTCCAGCGATGTGAATTCCTCACTGCTGACAAATGTGACGGAGAATGGGACGCTCTCAGAGCAGCCCTCATTCAAATACATCCACAAAGTCCTGATTCCCATCTGTTACCTCCTTGTATGTGCAGTCGGACTCAGTGGCAATACGTTGGTCATTTATGTGGTTTTGCGCTATGCCAAGATGAAAACTGTCACCAACATATACATCTTGAATTTAGCTGTTGCCGACGTGCTCTTCATGCTGGGCCTGCCCTTCCTGGCCACCCAGAACGCCATCTCCTATTGGCCTTTTGGCTCCTTTTTGTGCAGGCTGGTTATGACTGTAGATGGTATTAACCAATTCACTAGTATTTTTTGTTTGACTGTGATGAGCATGGACCGCTACCTGGCAGTAGTTCATCCCATTAAATCAACCAAGTGGAGACGTCCCAGGGTGGCCAAGCTCATCAGTGTGACTGTCTGGACATTCTCGTTCTTGGTGGTGCTTCCAGTCATCATCTTTTCAGATGTGCAGGAAGACTTTCACACCTGCAACATGAACTGGCCAGAGCCTGTCAACATCTGGTCAGCAGCGTTCATCATTTACACATCGGTCCTTGGCTTTTTTGGTCCTTTGTTGGTGATCTGTCTCTGCTACTTGCTGATTGTGATTAAAGTCAAATCTTCGGGGATCCGAGTCGGGTCTACGAGGCGCAGAAGATCAGAGAGGAAGGTGACCAGGATGGTGGTGATCATTGTGGTGGTCTTTGTGTTTTGCTGGCTCCCATTTTACATGATGAACATTGTCAATTTGATATTTATACTTCCAGAAGACCCTGTGTTGGTAGGGGTGTACTTCTTTGTGGTGGTCCTGTCCTATGCAAACAGCTGTGCCAACCCCATTCTTTATGGATTTCTTTCTGACAACTTCAAGCAGAGTTTTCAGAAAGTCCTTTGCCTCCAAAAGGGCAATGGTGTAGAGGATGGTGACCCCATTGAACACAGGCAAGAGAACAGCAGCCGCTTGCAGGAATCAATGTTAACCCAGAGAAATATTGAATTCAATGGACATATGCAGACTAGCAAGGTCTAA